Proteins encoded by one window of Podarcis muralis chromosome 11, rPodMur119.hap1.1, whole genome shotgun sequence:
- the SPMIP10 gene encoding sperm-associated microtubule inner protein 10, translating into MSNPNAVPGQGSNPNLVSKAVNTDLKGLIHCHLPSFSYRHGMIPKLYVMPWKQDMKYRDMALKHAKLVELYSGPLEDSLFLEKRERHCHGEDRKQLLQKVPCQLTVEDIPIYSHLSRYHKSMVAYGFRIRL; encoded by the exons ATGAGTAACCCAAATGCTGTGCCTGGACAGGGCTCTAATCCCAATTTGGTTTCAAAGGCAGTCAATACTGACCTGAAAGG GCTGATTCATTGCCATTTGCCAAGCTTTTCGTACAGACATGGAATGATTCCAAAGCTCTACGTGATGCCCTGGAAACAAGACATGAAGTATCGGGATATGGCTTTGAAG CATGCTAAACTTGTTGAGCTATATTCCGGCCCCCTTGAAGACAGTTTGTTTCTGGAGAAGCGTGAAAGGCATTGTCATGGAGAAGACCGAAAGCAGCTTCTTCAAAAAGTTCCCTGTCAACTGACCGTTGAAGACATTCCCATTTATTCCCATCTTTCTAGATACCATAAGTCCATGGTGGCTTATGGCTTCAGGATCAGACTCTGA